One segment of Lytechinus variegatus isolate NC3 chromosome 13, Lvar_3.0, whole genome shotgun sequence DNA contains the following:
- the LOC121426605 gene encoding uncharacterized protein LOC121426605 — protein MASKLSSDEDGAVCEEADCESITDVTYVVKEKKKLCHDCALKKECIGIARRGVPNLFCEKHEKIMDMYCKTHGEVLCLSCAMIDHHEKPCVRQDIEDALRENKAKLSSLHKAVMDRLELLRVYGIEIHQGKQVPDEHLKTIQNDVDSEIEEEIERDRAKEKEDADKIDKEVDGENEQHQEEIRKLQDKINQNNAKREERHNENRLNAEKRRKQIIDKHRILQNDIQNIAQEIERKIGELEKSWQDDTKSAEKAKETLDRILEDDKNIVIDGHRVSASVSEELKKQLNEGEVKEINRVVSGVRFVKGVGREKYDGRIDGYDGEWKLIDTINVRDKITFPRIVGCIDKDKVIITDWTLNGYTYMLDLNSKTTQRVINGSDTSYIISCAVLNDDKIVCGRYIKGCTGDSLPGCISVYDRQWNHINDVTIPRNTTRNNAEVRVAIDQDGMIIAAEAGQSTIYVINPANDEIINNKEKIVMRDVLTSGHIIARPSPPDRRALIIDREGDHREIPHSDVILNVCVDRMTDDLYVVTSDDEYKTCVIDQVMSEGDMKKRRVASFPLSTTLRDGFAHLVLSGVIMTSSGDMIASDEHNILRFKKRFIF, from the coding sequence ATGGCGTCTAAACTCAGCTCAGATGAAGATGGCGCTGTTTGTGAAGAAGCCGACTGCGAATCGATTACTGACGTCACCTATGTggtgaaggaaaagaagaaactCTGTCATGACTGCGCCTTGAAAAAAGAATGCATCGGAATAGCACGAAGAGGTGTACCTAATCTCTTCTGTGAGAAACACGAGAAAATCATGGATATGTACTGTAAGACGCATGGCGAAGTTTTATGTCTTTCTTGCGCTATGATAGATCATCATGAAAAACCTTGTGTACGGCAGGACATAGAGGACGCACTACGGGAAAACAAAGCAAAGCTCAGCAGCCTTCATAAAGCAGTGATGGACAGATTGGAGCTATTACGAGTTTATGGAATTGAGATTCATCAGGGTAAACAAGTCCCGGACGAACATTTGAAAACTATTCAGAATGACGTTGATTCCGAAATCGAAGAGGAGATCGAAAGAGACAGAGCCAAGGAAAAAGAAGATGCTGATAAAATCGACAAGGAGGTTGATGGGGAAAATGAACAGCATCAAGAGGAGATTCGAAAGCTCCAGGATAAAATTAACCAGAACAACGCGAAGAGAGAGGAGCGACATAATGAAAATCGATTAAACGCAGAGAAGAGACGAAAACAGATAATTGACAAACATCGCATTCTTCAGAATGACATTCAGAACATCGCTCAAGAGATCGAGAGAAAGATTGGAGAGCTTGAGAAATCATGGCAAGACGACACCAAATCAGCAGAGAAAGCAAAAGAGACACTAGACAGAATTCTTgaagatgataaaaatattgtcatagATGGACATCGCGTGAGTGCATCAGTGAGCGAGGAACTAAAGAAGCAACTGAATGAGGGTGAGGTGAAAGAAATAAATCGTGTTGTATCAGGtgtgaggtttgtgaagggTGTTGGGAGAGAGAAGTATGATGGAAGAATTGATGGGTATGATGGAGAGTGGAAGCTCATTGATACAATCAATGTCAGAGATAAAATCACATTCCCGCGCATTGTTGGATGTATAGATAAAGATAAGGTAATTATCACAGATTGGACGCTTAATGGATATACCTACATGTTAGATTTGAACAGTAAAACCACACAGAGAGTGATCAACGGTAGTGATACATCATATATAATCTCATGTGCAgtactgaatgatgacaagatAGTATGTGGTAGATACATCAAAGGTTGTACAGGAGACAGTCTACCTGGGTGCATCAGTGTATACGACAGACAGTGGAATCAcatcaatgacgtcacaataccaaGAAACACGACGCGTAATAATGCAGAGGTGCGCGTTGCAATCGATCAGGATGGGATGATCATCGCTGCTGAAGCGGGTCAGTCTACGATATACGTCATCAACCCAGCTAATGATGAGATTATCAATAATAAAGAGAAGATAGTAATGCGCGATGTGCTGACATCAGGTCACATCATCGCTCGACCTTCACCACCTGATCGCAGAGCACTCATCATTGACAGAGAGGGTGATCATAGGGAAATCCCCCACAGTGATGTCATCTTGAATGTGTGTGTTGATCGTATGACAGACGACCTCTACGTCGTGACATCAGATGATGAGTACAAGACGTGTGTGATTGATCAGGTGATGAGTGAGGGTGATATGAAGAAGAGAAGAGTAGCATCATTCCCTTTATCAACTACACTGAGGGATGGATTCGCTCACCTTGTTTTATCTGGAGTGATCATGACATCATCAGGTGATATGATTGCTAGTGATGAACATAATATTCTCAGATTCAAAAAACGATTCATCTTCTAG
- the LOC121426922 gene encoding uncharacterized protein LOC121426922, with product MASKLSSDEDGAVCEEAYCESITDVTFYVKEKKKLCHDCALKKDCVGIARRGVPNLFCEKHEKIMDMYCKTHGEVLCLSCAMIDHHEKPCVRQDIEDALRENKAKLSSLHKAVMDKLELLRVYGIEIQQGKQVPDEHLKTIQNDVDSEIEEEIERDRAKEKEDADLIDKEVDGENAQHQEEIRKLQDKINQNNAKREERHNENRLNAEKRRKPIIDKHLILQNDIKNIAQEIERKIGELEKSWQDDTKSAEKAKETLDRILEDDKTIVIDGHRVHASVSEELKKQMNEGEVKEINRVVSGVRFVKGVGREKYDGRIDGYDGEWKLIDTINVRDKITFPYIVGCKDDDKVMITDRNFGGTHTYMLDLNSKTIQRVINGSDTYIISCAVLNDDKVVCGRYITGCTGDSLPGCISVYNRQWNHNNDVTIPRNTTRSDVAVRVAIDQDGTIIAAEASQSMIYVINPANDEIINTITCKEEIVMRDVLSSGHIIAQPLPIDRRALIIDREGDHREIPHSDVILNVCVDCMTDDLYVVTPNDEGKTCVIDQVMSKGEMKKRRVALFPLSTSLEDAFTYLAVSRVMMTLSGNMIASDGDNILIFKKTFIL from the coding sequence ATGAAGATGGCGCTGTTTGTGAAGAAGCCTACTGCGAATCGATTACTGACGTCACGTTCTAtgtgaaggagaagaagaagctCTGTCATGACTGCGCCTTAAAAAAAGATTGCGTTGGAATAGCACGAAGAGGTGTACCTAATCTCTTCTGTGAGAAACACGAGAAAATCATGGATATGTACTGTAAGACGCATGGCGAAGTTTTATGTCTTTCTTGCGCTATGATAGATCATCATGAAAAACCTTGTGTACGGCAGGACATAGAGGACGCACTACGGGAAAACAAAGCAAAGCTCAGCAGCCTTCATAAAGCAGTGATGGACAAATTGGAGCTATTACGAGTTTATGGAATTGAGATTCAGCAGGGTAAACAAGTCCCGGACGAACATTTGAAAACTATTCAGAATGACGTTGATTCCGAAATCGAAGAGGAGATCGAAAGAGACAGAGCCAAGGAAAAAGAAGATGCTGATTTAATCGACAAGGAGGTTGATGGGGAAAATGCACAACATCAAGAGGAGATTCGAAAGCTCCAGGATAAAATTAACCAGAACAACGCGAAGAGAGAGGAGCGACATAATGAAAATCGTTTAAACGCAGAGAAGAGACGAAAACCGATAATTGACAAACATCTCATTCTTCAGAATGACATTAAGAACATCGCTCAAGAGATCGAGAGAAAGATTGGAGAGCTTGAGAAATCATGGCAAGACGACACCAAATCAGCAGAGAAAGCAAAAGAGACACTGGACAGAATTCTTGAAGACGATAAAACTATTGTCATAGATGGACATCGTGTGCATGCATCAGTGAGTGAGGAACTAAAGAAGCAAATGAATGAGGGTGAGGTGAAAGAAATAAATCGTGTTGTATCAGGtgtgaggtttgtgaagggTGTTGGGAGAGAGAAGTATGATGGAAGAATTGATGGGTATGATGGAGAGTGGAAGCTTATTGATACAATCAATGTCAGAGATAAAATCACATTCCCGTACATCGTTGGatgtaaagatgatgataaggTGATGATCACAGATAGGAACTTTGGTGGAACACACACCTACATGTTAGATTTGAACAGTAAAACCATACAGAGAGTGATCAACGGTAGTGatacatatataatatcatgtgcagtactgaatgatgacaaggTAGTATGTGGTAGATACATCACAGGTTGTACAGGAGACAGTCTACCTGGGTGCATCAGTGTATACAACAGACAGTGGAATCACaacaatgacgtcacaataccaaGAAACACGACGCGTTCTGATGTAGCGGTGCGCGTTGCAATCGATCAGGATGGGACGATCATCGCTGCTGAAGCGAGTCAGTCTATGATATACGTCATCAACCCAGCTAATGATGAGATTATCAATACCATCACGTGTAAAGAGGAGATAGTAATGCGCGATGTGCTGTCATCAGGTCACATCATCGCTCAACCCTTACCAATAGATCGCAGAGCGCTCATCATTGACAGAGAGGGTGATCATAGGGAAATCCCCCACAGTGATGTCATCTTGAATGTGTGTGTTGATTGTATGACAGACGACCTCTACGTCGTGACACCAAATGATGAGGGTAAGACGTGTGTGATTGATCAGGTGATGAGTAAGGGTGaaatgaagaagagaagagtAGCATTATTCCCTTTATCAACTAGTCTTGAGGATGCATTCACTTACCTTGCCGTATCTCGAGTGATGATGACGTTATCAGGAAATATGATTGCTAGTGATGGAGATAATATTCTCATATTCAAAAAGACATTCATCCTCTAG